The genomic segment TCTTGTTTTACACTGCTAAAACGCCAAAAAAACCGTTTTATTTTATGCATTGCTTCACCTTTCCTCCTGCAAAAATATGCCAAAACACAGGACCTTTCACGAAAAGATCCTGTGTTATAAGTTTTATTAAAAATTCTTTACTGTTTCGGTAAATGCACGGATGTTTGCTTTGGGGGTTCCGGTAGGAAGTGCGCACCCCGCACCGATTACCAAGCGCTTTCCGTCAAAAGCTTCCAGAACTTTTTGCGTTTCTTCTGCAACCCTTTGGGGTGTACCAAAATAGAAAACACCCGACGGGTCAATTGGGCCGAACATCACAGATTTTCCATCAAGTACCTTAGCCGCATTGTGTATGTTGGTTTTATAATCCACCTCAATTGCTGAAAAACGAATTTCTGCAACATCTTCTATGATGTTATCCAGATTGCCGCAGATGTGACACACCGTTTTGATATTCATTTTTTCCAAGTCTTGTTGTAATCGCTTTTGAAATGGATAGGAAAATTTCATATAACAATCACGGCTGATAAGATCGGGGCCACAGGAACTGTCGCCAAAACTGGTAAGATCTGCTCCCGCTTGATGCATCAGTTTATGATACTCCAAATGAACCGCATAGGCGCGATCGATAAGCTGAAGAATTTTTTCTTCACAATCTTCATCCAGCAAATCAGCCATAAAATCGGACATGCCATAGCTTAGCATCGCAAGACTAAATGCCATTTGGTCACAATTACCGCGAACCAAAAGGTCGTTGCCTACTTCTTTTTTGATAAGATAAACTGCCTCCAGCATAATTTTAATGCGGTCGTTTTTCAGCAGTTTATCGGGTGTCATTAATTCTATGAGTGCATCAATATCTTTTGAAGCAGCACCGATTGCGCGTGCAGGCTCGTCATCGGGGAAATCGATGGGAACCCCGATTGCATCTGCTTCCATACAGGTATCAATATCCAAAAGAATGCCATCAAGCCCGTATTTGCGAGCCGCAGCGATATGTGCTTTTGCAATATTTTGAGGGCTTCTGCGATATTCACCCATCGACATACCTGCTTCACCAGCTGCTGCCATAAAATTATGCAGCATCATCGGCACGCGGTCGGTTTTTTTGCCGTTTATAACAGCCGTTATTCTTTCGTAACCAGTCATAATGCCCTCCATAAGGAATATTGAAGATTGATTGTATTCTTCAATATTCCTATTGTACTATATTTTATTCGAACCGTGATTACAGGTCAACTTTAACTTTCAAAGCATCTGAATAGTTTTCAACATTATCCTTCGTAATCATAATTGTACCGGCATCATTAAGAATCATCTTTGGCTTTTTGCCTTCGGTAATGTTTTGATACAGCCAGTAAGCTGCCTGATAGCCGTAATTATAGAAGGAAGTTGCAACGGTGCCGTCCAAACCGCCTTTGCGGATTAAATCAAGAGTTTCTTCCACATCGTCAACACCATATACAGCCACTTTTTCACCGATGCCCATTTCTTCCACAACTTTTGCACATGCCGGGCCGGCTTCTGCGGCAAGATTGATTGCGAGGTTTACATCAGGATAGGCTTTAAAGGTATTCTGCCATTCTGTAGTTGCTTTCATTTTGTCAGATTTGGATTCGGTAATGTTTACAACCTCAAAGCCTGCAGTATGCGCTTCAAATGCTTTCTTTATTGCATCAATCTGGTCGTGGGCAATTTGGTAATTGAGTGCTGCAACTTGAATTGAGCATTTGATAGGCTTATCTTTACCAAGTTTTTCTTCGGCTGCATCCAAAAGAAGTTTTGCTTGAATATCAACATCTTTGCCGAAGAATGCAAGTCTGTCAACATCCGGAATATCAGAGTCAACTACCAGCACAGGTATGCCGGCTTCTGTTGCAAGTTTTACAGGAGCAGCGGGGACAAGACCTTGGGTGATAATGGCATCTGCTTTTTGTGCAACTGCTGTTTCAATGAGTTTTGCCATTTCTTCGGGGGAAATGTTTTGTGGACCAACCCAGTCGCCCTGAATACCAAGCTCTGTGCACGCCTGATCAAAGCCTTCTTTTGCAAGAAGCCAAACCGGATGAGCAAGCAAAGGAGATACATAAACAAAATGCAGGTCTTTTGCAGGGGCAGATTCGGTAGGTGCATCAGAAGCAGGGGTGGATTCTGAAGGTGCCGCAGAAGACGATGCAGGCGAACCGCAGGATGCCATTGACATTACCATTAAAGCTGCCAGAACCAAAGCAAGTATCTTTTTCATAATACAACCTCTTTCTTTTCTCTATTTTAGCACATCGTGCTCATAAACTGTAGATTCAAGTTGATTAGGTATTGGATGCTGCTTTGAGTAAATTGATTTCATTTGCTTCTTCTTTACTCATAATCTTTTGCACTTTTCCTTTACCAAGTACAACAAATCGGTCGCACATAGCCACCAGCTCGGGCATCTCAGATGAAATCATGATAATACAGATTCCTTTTGCTGAAAGTTCAAGCATCAGCTTATAAATTTCTGATTTGGTTCCAACATCGATACCGCGAGTAGGTTCATCCAACAAAATAACTTTAAGGTCTGTCATGAGCCATTTGGATAAGATAACCTTTTGCTGATTACCGCCGGAGAGGCTGGTAATACGAGTATCAAGGCTTGGCGCCTTAACTCGCAAAGTATCGAAATACTCTTTGGCACGCTTGCGCTCTTTTTTAGAATCTATCAGCAACAGCCCTTTTAGCTCTTTTAAGATGGTAAGTGTCATATTGTGGCAGATAGACATCGTACCGACAAATCCGTTTTTCTTGCGGTCTTCCGTCATCAGCCCTATGCCATATTTTTTTGCATCCTGCGGGCTGTTGATTGTAATTTCTTTGCCTTCAAGAAAAACCTTGCCATTGGTTTTGGGTATAATGCCAAACAGTGCATTGATGAGTTCAGATCGCCCCGAGCCAACCAACCCTGCAAGCCCAAGAATTTCACCGCGGTACAATGAAAAGCTTACGTCATCTATGATGTTTTTGCCTATTGCAAAGGTGTGCGGTACTTTGAAATGCTCTATGCGCAACATCTCTTTGCCAATTTCGCGTTCCAATGTGGGGTACATTACATCTAAACGGCGTCCAATCATATCCTCAATCACTTTTGTACTGTCATAACCGTCACACTTCCGATATTCACTAATGTACTGACCATCGCGCAAAATAACCATGCGGTCGCTGATTTCAAAAACCTCATCCAACTTATGAGATATATAAATGCATGAAATGCCCTGCTCGCGCAGTTCGCACAGTACATTCATAAGTTTCTGTGTTTCGGTTTCGGTTAACACAGAAGTTGGCTCGTCAAGGATAAGAATTCTTGGGTTGCGCACCAAAGCTCTTGCAATACACACCAGTTGTTGCATAGATGGACTCAGACTGCGAACAGTAACATTCACATCAATATCGGCATGCAGTTTATCCAGTGCAGAGCGGGCAATGGTTTTAGTCTGTTCCCAATCAATAAGTCTATGTTTTTTTAAAGGGAGCCTGCCCAGCATAATATTTTCTGCCACGGTCAAATCGAGCTCAAGGTTGAGCTCCTGATAAATCATAGCGATTCCCATATTCTCCGAATCAGTAGGACAGTTGAATCGACACATCTGCTCATTGAGAAAAATATTTCCCTCATATTCAGCACATGGATAAGAACCGCTTAAAATTTTCATAAGCGTAGATTTGCCTGCACCGTTCTCGCCCATCACTGCGAGAATTTCGTTTTGATAAAGCTTTAAAGATACATTACACAGCGCAGTTGTTCCAAGGAATTTTTTGGTTACATTTTGTACTGAAAGTACAGTATTCGTATTATTCAAAACGTACCCTCCTAATCTTTTGCTTTAATGGAGTTTTTAAGAATAATATTTCTCTTGTATTGGTCAAGTAAAACTGCCAGCACCAAGATAACACCTACCACTAAATTCTGCCAGTAAACCGAAATTCTCATAAGAGTAAGCGAATTGGTAAGTACCTCCATAAAAAAGGCACCAATGGTTGCGCCAACAATAGAGCCCATACCGCCAAAAGTAGAAATACCACCTATAATTGCACCGCAAATAACCGTTAACTCATAGCCTGTGCCCGCAGCGGCCTCTGCTGAACCAAGTCTTGCCGACATAAATATTCCCGCTAAAGCCGCGAGTGTTGAAGTAATTACATAAACCATCATTTTAGTCAGTCTTGTATTAATACCCGAAATACGCGCCGCCTCTTCGTTGCCGCCCAGTGCATAAATGGCACGACCAAACGGAGCATAGGCAAGTAAGATGTGACCGATAGCGGCGATAGCCAATGCTACAATAACTACCATAGGGATATGTAAAATTTTAAGCTGATCGATTTTCATAAGACCATCGGGCAGCGGATAGATAGGCACACCCTGTGTGAGAACGGAAACTAACCCTCTTGCAACATACTGCATACCAAGTGTTACAATCAGCGGCGGAATACCCGCTTTTACAATAATAAACCCATTGATAAATCCAATTAAAACCCCGGTTAAGACACCTAGTAAAATTGCAAAAGCAACAGGGATGCCTGCTTTGCAAGCCATACCGGTGATGACACCGCCAAGAGCAAGCACTGAACCAACCGATAAATCCAATCCTCCGGTAATCAGTATAAAAGACATACCTACAACGGTTATAAGGGTATACCCCATTGTTTTGAGTACATTAAATAGGTTGCCTGATGAAATGAAAACAGGATTGACACAAGTTACTACCGCCATATAAAGTATGGTTGCAAGGATAATACTGCTCTCTTGTTTTTGAATGAACCAGCGAAATTTCGATTCTAAACTTGATTTTTTCTTTTCTTGTAATTGATTACTCATTTAAATTACCCCCCGCTTGCATTTTTGCTACTGTAAAAATTATAAAGCATTTATTTAAGGTGATGTTGTTTGACTTTTAGTAAAATACTGTTATTTTTAGTGCAATTTTGTGCAGAAGGGAATCATGATTAGCAAATTTTTGTTCTCAAGTCTAAAAAATGCTAAACTGCCAAAGAATAGTAACTTGAGCCTTAAGATATATCGAATACTACAATCATCGTGTCAAACAAATCCTCACGGTTATTTAAATATAATATTTTCTAATTGCTTAGATGCATTGGATTAAGTTACTGCTGTTTTCAGTTTGTGCTTTTTCTTTGATAATGCAAATTTTTATACACAAATAATGAATAATACTTATTTTTATACAACATGGTACAAAAGCGCAGAGAAAATAATTGAATATTTATACATAAAAAGCTTGCAATTTAAAAAAATACATGTATAATTATGAATATAGATAAGAGATACTGTATAAACGAAACAGAACATCAACAGGAAAGGTTGCATAGAATATGAAAAAATATAACAAAGTGGTTCTTGCATATTCGGGCGGGCTTGATACTTCCGTTATCATCCCATGGCTCAAAGAAAACTACGGTTGTGAGGTAATTGCAGTTGCAGCCGATGTGGGGCAGGGCAAAGAGCTGTCGGGGCTGGAAGAAAAAGCCATCAAAACCGGTGCATCCAAGCTTTACATTGAGGATTTAAAAGATGTATTTGCCGAAGAATTCATTGTCCCCACCATAAAAGCCGGTGCGGTATACGAAGGCAAATATTTGCTGGGCACTTCGTTTGCACGCCCCATCATTGCCAAACGTTTGGTAGAGATTGCAAAAACCGAGGGCGCAGATGCCATTGCGCACGGCTGTACCGGTAAAGGCAACGACCAAGTGCGTTTTGAGCTTGCCATTAAAGCGTTTGCACCCGATATGGCAATTATTGCACCATGGAGGACATGGGAAATTAAAAGCCGTGAAGATGAAATCGCCTATGCCGAGGCAAGAGGCATTCCGCTCCCCATCACCAAAGAAACCAACTATTCCAAAGATAAAAACCTCTGGCATCTTTCTCACGAGGGGTTAGACCTCGAAGACCCTGCCAATGAGCCGGATTACAACAAAGAGGGCTTTTTGGAGATGAGCGTATCCCCCGAAAACGCACCCGATAAAGCAACCTACGTCACACTGTCGTTTGAAAAAGGCACCCCCGTCGCGTTAAACGACGTAAAAATGAAGACAGCAGACATGATTGTAAAACTCAACGAAATCGGCGGTGCAAACGGCATCGGCATCATCGATATGGTAGAAAACCGTTTGGTGGGTATGAAATGCCGCGGCGTGTACGAAACCCCGGGCGGTACCATCCTTTACGCCGCACACAAAAAACTGGAGGAACTCTGCTTAGACCGCGACACCCAGCACTACAAAGAGCAGGTTGCTGTTAAGTTTTCTGAACTGGTTTACTACGGCCAGTGGTTTACCCCGCTGCGTGAGGCACTCTCTGCATTTGTGGAAAGCACGCAGCAGACGGTTACGGGTGAAGTAAAGCTGAAACTTTACAAGGGTAACATCATCGATGCCGGAGTCACCAGCCCGTACTCCCTCTACTCGGAGGAGATTGCAACTTTTGGCGAAGACCATTGCTACAATCAGGCAGATTCGGAAGGGTTTATCAATCTGTTTGGGCTGCCCATCAAGGTAAAAGCGCAAATGGAACTGAAAAACGGGTTAAAATAAGAGCAGAAACAATTGAACGGGGCGGGGGGTATCCTCGCCCTGTTGCAAATTTCAGCATTGTATTAGTGGTAGGAGGAAATGACGTGGCACTATGGGCAGGGCGTTTTAAAAAAGAGGTGGATGAGCGGGTGAATGGTTTTAACTCCTCCATCCGCTTTGACTTTCGGATGTACAAACAAGATATACAGGGCAGCATTGCACATGCAACCATGCTTGCACAGCAGGGGATTATTGAAAAAAGCGAAGCCGATTTGATTACAGAAGGCTTACTTGGTATTTTGCATGATCTGGAATGCGGCAGCTTAGAGGTAGATGATACCGCCGAGGATGTGCACATGTTTATCGAGGCAGAACTTACCCGCCGCCTTGGCGATACAGGCAAGCGCCTACACACCGCCCGCAGCCGCAACGACCAAGTTGCGCTCGACATCCGCATGTATTTAAAAGAGGAATGCGATGCAGTAACTGCTTTGCTGAAAAAGCTTACCCAAACCTTGTGCATGCAGGCAGAGCAGCACCTTGAAACGGTACTGCCCGGCTACACCCATTTGCAGCGGGCGCAACCTATTACATTTGCGCACCACCTGATGGCGTACGCCCAAATGCTGCTGCGTGACATCGATCGTGTGCAGGCGGCAAAAACTCGTATGGATGTAATGCCGTTGGGCAGCGGTGCACTGGCAGGCACCACCTACAACCTCAACCGTGGCAAGGTTGCCGAGTTACTGGGGTTTAGTGCTATTACCGCTAACAGTTTGGACGGCGTTTCCGACCGCGACTTTTGTGTAGATATAGCCGGTGCAATGTCGCTGATTATGGTACACCTTTCGCGTTTTTCGGAGGAGATTGTGCTGTGGTGCTCGTGGGAATTTAAGTTTATCGAGCTGGATGATGCATTTGCAACCGGTTCTTCGATTATGCCGCAGAAAAAGAACCCCGATATCACCGAATTGGTGCGCGGCAAAAGCGGCAGAGTGTTCGGCGATTTAATCGCCCTGCTCACGATGCTTAAGGGCTTGCCTCTTGCATACAATAAAGATATGCAGGAGGACAAAGAGGCGATTTTTGATGCAGTAGATACTGTAAAGCTGTGTATTGCTACCATGATACCGATGATCGATACCATGAAGGTGCTCAAACAAAATATGCGTGCGGCGGCAGCCAAAGGCTTTATCAATGCCACCGATTGTGCCGATTATCTTGTAAAAAAAGGGTTGCCGTTCCGTGATGCTTATAAAATAACCGGCAATTTGGTGGCTTACTGTATCGACAACGGAAAAACGCTCGAAACACTCACCTTTAACGAATACAAGCAGGCTCATGCCTTGTTTGAGCAGGATGTATACGAGGCAATTAGTTTGGAAACCTGTGTAAGAGAACGCAAGGTAGACGGCGGCCCCTCACCCGAGGCGGTAAAAACGCAAATACAGGCAGTTGGCAAATGTTT from the Hydrogenoanaerobacterium saccharovorans genome contains:
- the argH gene encoding argininosuccinate lyase, producing MALWAGRFKKEVDERVNGFNSSIRFDFRMYKQDIQGSIAHATMLAQQGIIEKSEADLITEGLLGILHDLECGSLEVDDTAEDVHMFIEAELTRRLGDTGKRLHTARSRNDQVALDIRMYLKEECDAVTALLKKLTQTLCMQAEQHLETVLPGYTHLQRAQPITFAHHLMAYAQMLLRDIDRVQAAKTRMDVMPLGSGALAGTTYNLNRGKVAELLGFSAITANSLDGVSDRDFCVDIAGAMSLIMVHLSRFSEEIVLWCSWEFKFIELDDAFATGSSIMPQKKNPDITELVRGKSGRVFGDLIALLTMLKGLPLAYNKDMQEDKEAIFDAVDTVKLCIATMIPMIDTMKVLKQNMRAAAAKGFINATDCADYLVKKGLPFRDAYKITGNLVAYCIDNGKTLETLTFNEYKQAHALFEQDVYEAISLETCVRERKVDGGPSPEAVKTQIQAVGKCLEAM
- a CDS encoding ABC transporter permease, which codes for MSNQLQEKKKSSLESKFRWFIQKQESSIILATILYMAVVTCVNPVFISSGNLFNVLKTMGYTLITVVGMSFILITGGLDLSVGSVLALGGVITGMACKAGIPVAFAILLGVLTGVLIGFINGFIIVKAGIPPLIVTLGMQYVARGLVSVLTQGVPIYPLPDGLMKIDQLKILHIPMVVIVALAIAAIGHILLAYAPFGRAIYALGGNEEAARISGINTRLTKMMVYVITSTLAALAGIFMSARLGSAEAAAGTGYELTVICGAIIGGISTFGGMGSIVGATIGAFFMEVLTNSLTLMRISVYWQNLVVGVILVLAVLLDQYKRNIILKNSIKAKD
- a CDS encoding sugar ABC transporter ATP-binding protein — translated: MNNTNTVLSVQNVTKKFLGTTALCNVSLKLYQNEILAVMGENGAGKSTLMKILSGSYPCAEYEGNIFLNEQMCRFNCPTDSENMGIAMIYQELNLELDLTVAENIMLGRLPLKKHRLIDWEQTKTIARSALDKLHADIDVNVTVRSLSPSMQQLVCIARALVRNPRILILDEPTSVLTETETQKLMNVLCELREQGISCIYISHKLDEVFEISDRMVILRDGQYISEYRKCDGYDSTKVIEDMIGRRLDVMYPTLEREIGKEMLRIEHFKVPHTFAIGKNIIDDVSFSLYRGEILGLAGLVGSGRSELINALFGIIPKTNGKVFLEGKEITINSPQDAKKYGIGLMTEDRKKNGFVGTMSICHNMTLTILKELKGLLLIDSKKERKRAKEYFDTLRVKAPSLDTRITSLSGGNQQKVILSKWLMTDLKVILLDEPTRGIDVGTKSEIYKLMLELSAKGICIIMISSEMPELVAMCDRFVVLGKGKVQKIMSKEEANEINLLKAASNT
- a CDS encoding argininosuccinate synthase, coding for MKKYNKVVLAYSGGLDTSVIIPWLKENYGCEVIAVAADVGQGKELSGLEEKAIKTGASKLYIEDLKDVFAEEFIVPTIKAGAVYEGKYLLGTSFARPIIAKRLVEIAKTEGADAIAHGCTGKGNDQVRFELAIKAFAPDMAIIAPWRTWEIKSREDEIAYAEARGIPLPITKETNYSKDKNLWHLSHEGLDLEDPANEPDYNKEGFLEMSVSPENAPDKATYVTLSFEKGTPVALNDVKMKTADMIVKLNEIGGANGIGIIDMVENRLVGMKCRGVYETPGGTILYAAHKKLEELCLDRDTQHYKEQVAVKFSELVYYGQWFTPLREALSAFVESTQQTVTGEVKLKLYKGNIIDAGVTSPYSLYSEEIATFGEDHCYNQADSEGFINLFGLPIKVKAQMELKNGLK
- a CDS encoding substrate-binding domain-containing protein; the protein is MKKILALVLAALMVMSMASCGSPASSSAAPSESTPASDAPTESAPAKDLHFVYVSPLLAHPVWLLAKEGFDQACTELGIQGDWVGPQNISPEEMAKLIETAVAQKADAIITQGLVPAAPVKLATEAGIPVLVVDSDIPDVDRLAFFGKDVDIQAKLLLDAAEEKLGKDKPIKCSIQVAALNYQIAHDQIDAIKKAFEAHTAGFEVVNITESKSDKMKATTEWQNTFKAYPDVNLAINLAAEAGPACAKVVEEMGIGEKVAVYGVDDVEETLDLIRKGGLDGTVATSFYNYGYQAAYWLYQNITEGKKPKMILNDAGTIMITKDNVENYSDALKVKVDL
- a CDS encoding uroporphyrinogen decarboxylase family protein, producing the protein MTGYERITAVINGKKTDRVPMMLHNFMAAAGEAGMSMGEYRRSPQNIAKAHIAAARKYGLDGILLDIDTCMEADAIGVPIDFPDDEPARAIGAASKDIDALIELMTPDKLLKNDRIKIMLEAVYLIKKEVGNDLLVRGNCDQMAFSLAMLSYGMSDFMADLLDEDCEEKILQLIDRAYAVHLEYHKLMHQAGADLTSFGDSSCGPDLISRDCYMKFSYPFQKRLQQDLEKMNIKTVCHICGNLDNIIEDVAEIRFSAIEVDYKTNIHNAAKVLDGKSVMFGPIDPSGVFYFGTPQRVAEETQKVLEAFDGKRLVIGAGCALPTGTPKANIRAFTETVKNF